GGTTGTAGCATGGGGAAAGCATCAGTGATCAGACAACTCATAACAATAACATAAACGAGTCAAATGAAGTCCAGGAGCATGAGCATGATGAAATGTTAGATATGCTACATGAGGCATTTGGAGTACCGCTAGAAAATGATGTTgagggagagagaaataaaGTAAGTGAAGGTGGAGATCCTAAAGATGCAGCAGAAGCTTTTTACAAATTGATGGGTGATCTTGAGTTGGAGCTATATCCTGGTTGTAAGCAATTCTCAAAGTTGTCCTTCTTAGTTAAGTTATTTCACATAAAGTGCTTAACTGGAATACCCGACAAAAGTTTGGAAATGGTTCTTAGCCTATTCAAAGAAGCATTACCTAAGGATAACACTTTGCCAGAATCTTATCGCTTGAAAGATCATAAAGAACTTGTCGCTTGAGTCCATTAAGATTGACGCATGTCCTAATAACTGCATGTTATTTTGGAAGGAGCATGCCGATGCAGAGGAATGTGTAAAGTGTCATGCTTCTAGATGGAAAAAGAATGAACCAGGTAGCGGATCTTCTACCTCACAATCTAAGCCTAAGAAGATTCCTAGCAAGACAATGCGTTATTTTCCGTTGATCCCTAGGCTTCAAAGAATTTTCATGTCAACCAAAACCGCTGCAAGTATGAGATGGCATAGCGATGAACGTGTTGATGATCCTGATGGAGTAATGAGACATCCAGCGGACTCCAAAGCCTGGAAATCGTTTGATGAACAATATCCAACATTTCCCTCCGAGCCTCGAAATGTTCGCCTCGGTTTAGCAAGTGATGGGTTTAGCCCCTTTAGAAATGGACATATTCCCTACAGTACATGGCCGGTAGTTCTTATCCCGTATAATTTGCCTCCATGGCTTTGCATGAAGCAACAATCTTTCATTCTCTCTATGCTTATCCCAGGTCCTAAGGGGCCCAAAGATAAAATTGATGTTTACTTGCAACCTCTAATAGAGGAGTTGAAGTTGCTTTGGGAAGTTGGTGTTGAAACATACGATGCCTCAAAGAAAGAGAATTTTAGAATGTTTGCTTCTTTGCTGTGGACTATAAGTGATTATCCTGCATATGGTGATTTATCTGGTTGGAGTACTGGAGGAGCTGTTGGTTGTCCTTCTTGTAACAGTGATACTTGTTCTAGGTGGTTGTCAAATGGGGGAAAACATTGTTATATGGGTCATCGTAGATTTTTACCTATGGATCATATGTGGAGATACGATGGAAGTACTTTTGATGGGAAGCAAGAGTTGAGACCAAAACCTAAGCAGTTATCTGGTGAGGAACTGCTACAACAGGTTAATGATGAACAAGCTGCTTCAAAACATACTTCAAAAAAGAGGCTACGCACAAAGAAGaagcaaaagaaaacaaaattatGGCGAAAGAAAAGCATTTTCTTTGAATTGCCATATTGGAGTAGTCTTTTGATACGCCATAATTTGGATGTGATGCACATTGAAAAAAATGTATGTGAAACTTTACTTGGGACATTGCTAGATATTGAAGGGAAAAGTAAGGATAATATGAAAGCACGTTTAGATTTGGAGGAAATGAACATTAGAAAGTCATTGCATCCTATAAGAGATCCTAATAATCCAACAGAGATCCCAAAAGAGTTCCTACCAGCTCCTTTTACCTTATCTTTGGAGCAAAAGAGGAATCTGTGTAACTTTTTGACTAGTGTGAAATTTCCGGATGGGTATGCTTCAAATATTTCACGAAATTCCTCACTTAAAGAGCGTAAACTCTCTGGGTTGAAAAGTCACGATTATCATGTTATCTTGGAGCATCTATTGCCTCTTGCCATACGTGACTGGCCCGTATCATTGTCCGCTCCAATTATAAAGTTGAGCGAATTTGTTAGAGAGTTATGTTCTAAAGCATTGAAGATTGACGAGTTAGAGAAACTCGAAGAGCAAATTGGTGTTACCCTTTGTGAGTTGGAACGAATTTTTCCACCATCCTTTTTTGTGATTATGATGCAGTTACCCGTACACCTTGCAAGCGAGGCTTTGATTGCCGGGCCAGTTCAGTATCGATGGATGTACCCCATTGAAAGGTATGCGAAGTTATGTTATTTggtatttcttttttttggttgATAATAGTAAAATACTTACTAGTGTTTCTACATACTTAACAGATATCTTAGCAAACTAAAAGGGTATGTACGCAATACAGGTCACCCGGAGGGATCAATGGAAGAAGGTTATCTTTTAGAGGAGTGCTTGACATTTTGTTCAAGATATATGGATGATATAGAAACAAAATTCAACAAGCAAGATAGAAtttatgatgatgatggtgatgatgatattAGTTCAACTGACTGCCTTCCTATATTCGGGATAAGAGGTAAAGCATTTGGGAAGGAAAATCCTCGTTTACTTAGTACAAAGGAATGAGAAGAAATTCAGTATTATGTGTTGAACAATTGTGAAGAAGTGCAACCATTCATCAAGTAAGTTTGTAGTTTGTGTTCCATTCTATATACTCTCCGTTTTATGGTAAAATTGTATAAATTTATTGAAATATTTATCATAGTGAGTACAATCGCGATGCGACAAATGCCACGGGGATGGTTTCTTCACGTAAAAGAAAATTCATTCAATGGTTTAGAGATCAAGtaagaattttaataaaacgaaGTCCTTTTTTAATAGTTTCGTTTTATAATTGTAGCAATCCTCTATAACctatattttgtttatttataggTCACAACATTGTCTAAGAGAAAACATCCAAGTGCGACCAATAATTTAATATCATTACCACAAGGTCCAGATCGTGCGGTGGTGTCTGTCAATGGATACATGGTTAATGGGTCGATGTATCGCACTAAGGACAGTGAAAGGGGGAGAGAAACACAAAATAGCGGCGTTGTTGTGAAGGGAGAAAGTGGAGCTTCAAATCTAGAATATTATGGTCTTTTGCAAGAAATCATAGAAGTTCAATATATTGGAGGAAATCGGGTCATTTTGTTCAAATGCGATTGGTGGGATGTTCATACCCAGGGCCGAGGAATCATTACAGATTCTTTTGAGTTTGTAAGCGCCAATACTTCAAAAGTGTTGGCTACTGATCCTTACGTTTTAGCTTCTCAAGCTCAACAAGTGTTTTATGTCGATGATGTTGTGAAGCCCAATTGGAAGGTCGTAGTTAAGACTACACCAAGAAACTCTTATGATGTCCCGGAGCTAAATGAATAGAACGAAGCTGATTATATGCTCGATACCTATTTTCCTATTAGCCATTTTCATTGTTATGTTATTAATTATGAACTTCAATTGTGTTTCAATTTAAGCTTTCTACATTGAATATATTTGTGTTGGTAAATTGCTCTTTTGTCTTGCCTTTTACCACGCCGTTTACGTTAAGAGTGACTGATTAGATTGTTTGATGAATTTGTTTGCCAACTTTTCTTGCCACCATAATAAAATTCTTCACGTGTTTAATAAGATGCATTCTTCTGCCTACATTTTCATTAATGCAGACACAAtgttatgattttattttaaatttgatttataataattGTATTTATTTCTAATAACATCTTTTTTTCTCTTAGCACTAAAATGTCCAGATTTGGAGGGAAGACGCCTTCTAATCATGATGATACGACTCCAAATGAATATGAACAACAAAGACTCAGGATTATTAAATCTAACAAACTGAAAATGCAAACTTTAGGTATAAAGCGCATTGCTGCTTGTGTGACAAGTTTGGTGGATAGCTCAAAACCtcataaaagacaaaaaaaatctaattttaCACTTGAGAAAGATGGTGACTATGTGCCTGACGAGGATGAGGAAAATGAGCATGAGGATCAAACTCAAATTATGACTACAAATAAAAAGGTACGTTCTACTTCCGTGTTTCATCTTGTTCACTGCCCATCCATTCTGTTCCTCTCCTTCTTTTGTCTTTatctttttttctcttttctttatTTGATGCTTTCTTTCTCTCCATCTACTCTTTTGGTTATTACTTGCCTGTAGTCTCCTGTTGAATGCTATTATATTTCTTTCTTCTCAGTTGTTGatgtttattttatatttctaGCCTAGAATTATCTTGGGTGCTATTGCTTGCTTCTGTTTTATGCGCCTGGAAGTTGACTGTTAGTTTTGTTCTGGGAAGTTGACTGTTAGTTTGGT
This sequence is a window from Spinacia oleracea cultivar Varoflay chromosome 1, BTI_SOV_V1, whole genome shotgun sequence. Protein-coding genes within it:
- the LOC130464795 gene encoding uncharacterized protein: MLFWKEHADAEECVKCHASRWKKNEPGSGSSTSQSKPKKIPSKTMRYFPLIPRLQRIFMSTKTAASMRWHSDERVDDPDGVMRHPADSKAWKSFDEQYPTFPSEPRNVRLGLASDGFSPFRNGHIPYSTWPVVLIPYNLPPWLCMKQQSFILSMLIPGPKGPKDKIDVYLQPLIEELKLLWEVGVETYDASKKENFRMFASLLWTISDYPAYGDLSGWSTGGAVGCPSCNSDTCSRWLSNGGKHCYMGHRRFLPMDHMWRYDGSTFDGKQELRPKPKQLSGEELLQQVNDEQAASKHTSKKRLRTKKKQKKTKLWRKKSIFFELPYWSSLLIRHNLDVMHIEKNVCETLLGTLLDIEGKSKDNMKARLDLEEMNIRKSLHPIRDPNNPTEIPKEFLPAPFTLSLEQKRNLCNFLTSVKFPDGYASNISRNSSLKERKLSGLKSHDYHVILEHLLPLAIRDWPVSLSAPIIKLSEFVRELCSKALKIDELEKLEEQIGVTLCELERIFPPSFFVIMMQLPVHLASEALIAGPVQYRWMYPIERYLSKLKGYVRNTGHPEGSMEEGYLLEECLTFCSRYMDDIETKFNKQDRIYDDDGDDDISSTDCLPIFGIRGKAFGKENPRLLSTKE